In Capricornis sumatraensis isolate serow.1 chromosome 16, serow.2, whole genome shotgun sequence, a genomic segment contains:
- the RAG1 gene encoding V(D)J recombination-activating protein 1 has translation MAVSLPPTLGLSSAPDEIQHPHIKFSEWKFKLFRVRSFEKAPENAQAEKQDSSEGKPSLEQSPAALDKAGGPKPALTQPPLKPHPKFLKKSHDDGKARDKAIHQANLRHLCRICGNYLKADRHHRRYPVHGPVDGKTQVLLRKKEKRATSWPDLIAKVFRIDVKADVDSIHPTEFCHDCWAFMHRKFSSAPCEAYSSRNAAMEWHPHTPSCDICDAARQGLKRKSQPPNSQLSKRLRTVIDRARQARRCKRRTQDRISSKELMKKIANCSKIHLSTRLLAVDFPVHFVKSISCQICEHILADPVETNCKHVFCRICILRCLKIMGSYCPSCRYPCFPTDLESPVKSFLSILNSLMVKCPAEECDEEVTLEKYNHHVSSHKESKETFVHINKGGRPRQHLLSLTRRAQKHRLRELKMQVKAFADKEEGGDVKSVCLTLFLLALRARNEHRQADELEAIMKGRGSGLQPAVCLAIRVNTFLSCSQYHKMYRTVKAITGRQIFQPLHSLRSAEKVLLPGYHPFEWQPPLKNVSSSTDVGIIDGLSGLASSVDDYPVDTIAKRFRYDAALVSALMDMEEDILEGMRAQELDDYLNGPFTVVVKESCDGMGDVSEKHGSGPAVPEKAVRFSFTVMKISIAHGSQNVKVFEEAKPNSELCCKPLCLMLADESDHETLTAILSPLIAEREAMKSSELMLEMGGILRTFKFIFRGTGYDEKLVREVEGLEASGSVYICTLCDATRLEASQNLVFHSITRSHAENLERYEVWRSNPYHETVEELRDRVKGVSAKPFIETVPSIDALHCDIGNAAEFYKIFQLEIGEVYKNPNASKEERKRWQATLDKHLRKRMNLKPIMRMNGNFARKLMTKETVEAVCELIPSQERHEALKELMDLYLKMKPVWRSSCPAKECPESLCQYSFNSQRFAELLSTKFKYRYEGKITNYFHKTLAHVPEIIERDGSIGAWASEGNESGNKLFRRFRKMNARQSKYYEMEDVLKHHWLYTSKYLQKFMNAHNALKDSGFTLNSQGGLGDSLDLEESPESQDSMEF, from the coding sequence ATGGCTGTCTCTCTGCCACCCACCCTGGGACTCAGTTCTGCCCCAGATGAAATCCAGCATCCACATATTAAATTTTCAGAATGGAAATTTAAGCTGTTCAGGGTGAGATCCTTTGAAAAGGCCCCTGAAAATGCTCAAGCAGAAAAGCAAGATTCCTCTGAGGGGAAGCCCTCTCTAGAGCAATCTCCAGCAGCCCTGGACAAGGCTGGTGGTCCGAAGCCAGCCCTGACTCAACCGCCATTAAAGCCTCACccaaaatttctgaaaaaatcccatgatgatggaaaagcaagagacaaAGCAATCCACCAAGCCAACCTGCGACATCTCTGCCGCATCTGTGGGAATTATCTCAAAGCTGATCGGCACCACAGGAGATATCCAGTCCACGGGCCCGTGGATGGCAAAACCCAAGTCCTCTTacgaaagaaggaaaagagggccacGTCCTGGCCAGACCTCATTGCCAAGGTCTTCCGGATCGACGTGAAGGCAGATGTGGACTCGATCCACCCCACTGAGTTCTGCCATGACTGTTGGGCCTTCATGCACAGGAAGTTCAGCAGTGCCCCGTGTGAGGCTTACTCCTCGAGAAACGCAGCGATGGAATGGCACCCCCACACACCATCCTGTGACATCTGTGATGCTGCCCGTCAAGGACTCAAGAGGAAGAGTCAGCCGCCAAACTCACAGCTCAGCAAAAGACTCAGAACTGTGATCGACCGAGCGAGACAAGCCCGACGGTGCAAGAGAAGAACTCAGGACAGGATCAGCAGCAAGGAACTGATGAAGAAGATTGCCAACTGCAGTAAGATACACCTCAGTACCAGGCTCCTGGCAGTGGACTTCCCAGTGCACTTTGTGAAATCTATCTCCTGCCAGATTTGTGAACACATTCTGGCAGACCCCGTGGAGACCAACTGTAAGCACGTCTTTTGCAGGATCTGCATTCTCAGATGCCTCAAAATCATGGGCAGCTATTGTCCTTCTTGCCGGTATCCCTGCTTCCCCACCGACCTGGAGAGTCCGGTGAAGTCTTTTCTGAGCATCTTGAATTCCCTGATGGTGAAATGTCCAGCAGAGGAGTGCGATGAGGAGGTCACCTTGGAAAAATACAATCACCATGTCTCAAGCCACAAGGAATCGAAAGAGACTTTTGTGCATATCAATAAAGGGGGCCGGCCCCGCCAGCATCTCCTGTCCCTGACCCGCCGGGCTCAGAAGCACCGTCTGAGGGAGCTCAAGATGCAGGTCAAGGCTTTCGCCGACAAGGAGGAAGGTGGAGATGTGAAGTCCGTGTGCCTGACCTTGTTCCTACTGGCGCTGAGAGCAAGAAATGAGCACAGACAAGCAGATGAGCTGGAGGCCATCATGAAGGGACGTGGCTCCGGCCTGCAGCCGGCTGTCTGCTTAGCCATCCGTGTCAACACCTTCCTCAGCTGCAGCCAGTACCACAAGATGTACAGGACTGTGAAGGCCATCACCGGGAGGCAGATTTTCCAGCCTCTGCACTCCCTTCGGAGTGCTGAGAAAGTCCTTCTGCCAGGCTACCACCCCTTCGAGTGGCAGCCACCTCTGAAGAACGTGTCTTCCAGCACTGACGTGGGCATTATTGATGGACTGTCCGGATTGGCCTCCTCTGTGGACGATTACCCGGTGGACACCATCGCCAAGCGCTTCCGCTATGATGCAGCTTTGGTGTCCGCTCTGATGGACATGGAAGAAGACATCCTGGAGGGCATGAGAGCCCAAGAGCTTGACGACTACCTGAATGGCCCCTTCACCGTGGTGGTGAAGGAGTCTTGTGATGGGATGGGAGACGTGAGCGAGAAGCACGGCAGCGGACCGGCAGTTCCGGAAAAGGCGGTTCGGTTTTCCTTTACGGTCATGAAAATCAGCATTGCTCACGGGTCACAGAACGTGAAGGTGTTCGAGGAAGCCAAGCCTAACTCCGAGCTGTGCTGCAAGCCGCTGTGCCTCATGCTAGCCGATGAGTCTGACCACGAGACCCTGACGGCCATCCTGAGCCCTCTGATTGCCGAGAGGGAAGCCATGAAGAGCAGCGAATTAATGCTGGAGATGGGAGGCATCCTCCGGACTTTCAAGTTCATCTTTAGGGGCACCGGCTACGACGAGAAACTGGTCCGGGAAGTGGAAGGTCTCGAGGCTTCCGGCTCAGTGTACATTTGCACCCTTTGTGATGCCACCCGCCTGGAGGCCTCTCAAAATCTGGTCTTCCACTCCATAACCAGAAGCCATGCTGAGAATCTGGAGCGCTATGAGGTCTGGCGTTCTAACCCCTACCATGAGACGGTGGAGGAACTGCGGGACCGGGTGAAGGGGGTCTCGGCCAAACCCTTCATTGAGACGGTCCCTTCCATAGATGCACTCCACTGCGACATCGGCAATGCAGCTGAGTTCTACAAGATCTTCCAGCTGGAGATCGGAGAGGTGTATAAGAACCCCAACGCctccaaagaggaaaggaaaagatggCAGGCTACCCTGGACAAGCACCTCCGGAAGAGGATGAACCTAAAGCCCATCATGAGGATGAACGGCAACTTTGCCCGGAAGCTCATGACCAAAGAGACGGTGGAGGCAGTTTGTGAATTAATTCCCTCCCAGGAGAGGCACGAAGCCCTGAAGGAACTGATGGACCTTTATTTGAAGATGAAACCCGTCTGGCGATCCTCATGCCCTGCTAAAGAGTGCCCGGAATCTCTCTGCCAGTATAGCTTCAATTCACAGCGCTTTGCTGAGCTGCTCTCCACCAAGTTCAAGTACAGATATGAGGGCAAAATCACCAATTATTTTCACAAAACCTTGGCTCACGTCCCTGAAATTATTGAGAGGGATGGCTCCATTGGGGCATGGGCAAGCGAGGGAAATGAATCTGGCAACAAACTGTTCAGGCGTTTCCGGAAAATGAATGCCAGGCAGTCCAAGTACTATGAAATGGAAGACGTTTTGAAACATCACTGGTTGTATACCTCCAAATACCTGCAGAAGTTCATGAATGCTCACAATGCCCTGAAAGACTCGGGGTTTACCCTAAACTCGCAGGGAGGCTTAGGGGACTCGTTAGACCTAGAGGAATCCCCAGAATCCCAAGATTCAATGGAATTTTAA